From Curtobacterium sp. MCBA15_012:
TGTGGTCGAGGGCGGAGGCCGCGAGCATCCGCTCGGGGTCGTCGAACGCGTCGGCGAGGTTCCACGACGTGTGCTGCGCGACCGCCCGCCACCAACGCTCGCGCCGGTCGGTGCCGAGCTCCGGGGCCGGTTCGATGAACCCGGCCCCCGCGAGGCGACCGCAGTGGTAGCTGATCGTCCCGGGCGCCTCGTCGACCTGCTCCCCGAGCATCGCGGCGGTCTGCGGCCCGCCGGTACGCAGGAGACCGACGATGCGCAGCCGGGTCGGGTGGGCGAGCGCACGCATGTGCGCTGCGTCGTCGAGTCGTTGGGTGGACATGGCTCGAGCCTAGGTGCACAAGAAACGTTGCGCAATACTTCTTGCGGAACGGACGGGAGGCGCGCCATGCGTCGGTCCCGCACGCTACGGTGCCGACATGGCCAGGTGGGTCGCGCTGCTGCGCGGGGTGAACGTCAACGGGATCACGATCCGGAGCGCCGAGCTCGCGGCGCTGTTCCGGGAGCTCGGGTACACCGACGTCCGGACCGTGCTCGCGTCCGGCAACGTCGTCTTCACGGCAGACGTGGGCGCGGGCGACGCCGGGACGGTCAAGGCGGCCGTCGAGCAGGGGCTCCGCGACCGGTTCGGGTACGACGCGTGGATCGTGCTCGTCCCGCACGACCGGCTCGCGGCGATCGTCGACGGGTTCCCCTTCCCGTCCGGTCCTGATCGGCACGACTACGTCGTGTTCGGCTCGGATGACGCCGCGC
This genomic window contains:
- a CDS encoding transcriptional regulator, whose translation is MSTQRLDDAAHMRALAHPTRLRIVGLLRTGGPQTAAMLGEQVDEAPGTISYHCGRLAGAGFIEPAPELGTDRRERWWRAVAQHTSWNLADAFDDPERMLAASALDHTVAEAYAAEYRAFIDAVPALGREWVAASTSGDRALRLTVDELRDLGAELQAVLDRWEAVSDQHVAGDGAERVTAVVQSYRSARP
- a CDS encoding DUF1697 domain-containing protein, with the protein product MARWVALLRGVNVNGITIRSAELAALFRELGYTDVRTVLASGNVVFTADVGAGDAGTVKAAVEQGLRDRFGYDAWIVLVPHDRLAAIVDGFPFPSGPDRHDYVVFGSDDAALDALLEDLTVDESVERVARGDGVVWWSCPKGSSTDTVFAKRAAAARFKRTTTTRNTNTLRKLL